Proteins encoded together in one Riemerella anatipestifer window:
- a CDS encoding transglutaminase domain-containing protein produces the protein MRKSLFLLSFSPIFITAQLQPKVQTYTVLGRSYDVTTPSNYSSSKQYPIIFELHSFNQDRNQMHNQDLVDELQYISVRPEGNMVSNYRAWNSWSVTSNLGLVNDVEYIKNVYNDVKTRLSIGFNPQKVYVYGFSNGGAMAMKMLEETDLFKAALIRSMSFEEGHTISSSAAKVPMIFVHGIADEVVPYQGGQGKYQVAPLTFESIKTTVSKWANYSGLTQPTEIKYLKGSSPTSDKDFYFREYSHSTHPIYFFAIDGGSHNTDQQFSNDNMRRAIIRLIKSPKCYGIYQVDCNYTDTVEDISQPILTRDEQIYRSLFNSILRGGKQIDVKELNIPKEDAEKFYTNISWNNPLLFHLKIDGNMGYAIQLDNPTFLNYYIPAYSTDLNYLDETFSSLEKAMEEYYSHLDINMSDEEIAYTMHQLITARTKYGQYNDGPIHHAYNSFSALGVFLNNKAVCQGYSLSFSLLMNSLGIKTHYVTGPLPSTSGHMWNRILIDNNWYNVDATFDDADNFLRKNEGSSNQHFLTSDQLFYETLKHPVPHNNLRDVVRIPSGNKFDTSNYVFRRYDLSKGLTKSEAKYIDGFWYYLSLEGTHTQIIRSNFDGSNKTILKTTGVSSKVANMDKIYYGKDKIYFIDYISGKYYVCSMDYNGNNFTQERQVSFIDITSSNFVLTTDTSKPITNNFSGIVALKAELALSKLRDLYYHGEEDYFSPKDPRRVELTNAIKEGERLIETTPANHNQANALFQKLRALRKSYTIPLSVKAN, from the coding sequence ATGAGGAAATCTCTTTTTTTATTATCATTTTCACCAATTTTTATAACAGCACAATTACAGCCTAAAGTCCAAACTTATACGGTTTTGGGAAGAAGCTACGATGTTACCACGCCTAGTAATTATAGCTCTTCTAAACAATACCCTATAATATTTGAGCTACATTCTTTTAATCAAGATAGAAACCAAATGCACAACCAAGACTTGGTAGATGAGTTACAGTATATTTCTGTAAGACCAGAAGGGAATATGGTTTCTAATTATAGAGCTTGGAACTCTTGGAGTGTTACCAGTAATTTGGGTTTAGTAAACGATGTAGAGTACATCAAAAATGTATATAATGATGTTAAAACTAGATTAAGCATCGGTTTTAATCCACAGAAAGTATATGTTTATGGTTTTAGCAACGGAGGAGCTATGGCAATGAAAATGCTAGAAGAAACTGATTTATTTAAAGCTGCTCTTATTCGCTCTATGAGTTTTGAAGAGGGGCACACTATCTCCTCCTCGGCAGCTAAAGTTCCCATGATTTTCGTTCACGGCATAGCAGATGAAGTAGTACCTTACCAAGGAGGACAAGGGAAATACCAAGTTGCCCCACTAACCTTTGAATCTATAAAAACAACCGTGAGTAAATGGGCTAACTACTCAGGGCTAACTCAACCTACAGAAATTAAATATCTCAAAGGCAGCAGCCCTACTTCGGATAAAGATTTTTACTTTAGAGAATACTCTCATAGCACTCACCCTATCTACTTTTTTGCAATAGATGGAGGCTCTCATAATACCGACCAACAATTCTCTAATGATAATATGAGAAGAGCTATTATAAGACTGATTAAAAGCCCAAAATGTTATGGCATCTACCAAGTTGATTGTAACTATACAGACACCGTAGAAGATATCTCACAACCCATTCTTACACGAGATGAGCAAATTTATAGAAGTCTGTTTAACTCTATCCTCAGAGGAGGGAAACAAATAGATGTAAAAGAGCTCAATATACCAAAAGAAGATGCAGAAAAGTTTTATACTAATATCTCATGGAATAACCCTTTGTTATTCCACTTGAAAATTGATGGTAACATGGGATATGCTATACAGCTAGACAATCCTACATTCTTAAATTATTATATACCTGCCTATTCTACTGATCTTAATTATCTTGATGAAACCTTTAGCAGCTTAGAAAAAGCTATGGAAGAATACTACTCTCATCTGGATATCAACATGAGTGATGAAGAAATAGCCTATACCATGCACCAGCTCATTACTGCACGAACTAAATATGGGCAGTATAATGATGGCCCTATCCATCACGCCTATAACTCCTTCTCAGCATTGGGAGTATTCCTTAATAACAAAGCCGTTTGCCAAGGATATAGCCTTTCATTTTCATTACTGATGAACAGTCTAGGCATAAAAACCCATTATGTTACCGGTCCGTTACCTTCAACTAGTGGACACATGTGGAACCGTATATTAATTGATAATAACTGGTACAATGTAGATGCAACCTTTGATGATGCGGATAATTTTCTCCGAAAAAACGAAGGCAGTTCTAATCAACATTTCTTAACATCAGATCAGTTATTTTATGAAACCTTAAAACATCCTGTTCCTCATAATAATCTAAGAGATGTTGTAAGAATTCCTTCAGGAAATAAATTTGACACATCAAATTATGTCTTCAGAAGATATGATTTAAGTAAAGGGCTTACAAAATCTGAAGCCAAATATATAGATGGCTTTTGGTATTATCTCTCTCTAGAAGGGACACACACACAAATCATCAGAAGCAATTTCGATGGTTCTAATAAAACCATATTAAAAACAACAGGTGTTTCCTCTAAAGTAGCAAATATGGACAAAATCTATTACGGTAAAGACAAAATTTATTTTATAGACTATATCTCTGGCAAATACTATGTATGCTCCATGGATTACAATGGGAATAACTTCACTCAAGAAAGACAGGTATCCTTTATAGACATTACAAGCAGTAATTTTGTTCTAACAACCGATACAAGCAAACCTATCACTAATAATTTCAGTGGGATAGTAGCATTAAAAGCAGAATTAGCTTTATCTAAACTTAGAGATCTCTATTATCATGGGGAAGAAGATTATTTTTCGCCTAAAGATCCTCGCAGAGTGGAACTAACCAACGCTATAAAAGAAGGAGAAAGACTTATAGAAACTACTCCAGCGAACCATAATCAGGCAAATGCGTTATTTCAGAAGCTGAGAGCTCTAAGAAAAAGCTATACAATACCACTATCCGTCAAAGCGAATTAA
- a CDS encoding acyl-CoA dehydrogenase family protein, translated as MSTILKGGEFLIKETPATQIFSIEELSEEQKMLRDSAKEFIDRTVIPNRERFEKKDYAFTEECMKEIGAMGFLGISVPESYGGLGMGFVTTMLACDYLSGATGSLATAYGAHTGIGTLPILLYGTEAQKQKYLPDLATGAKFGAYCLTEPDAGSDANSGKTKARLSEDGKHYIINGQKMWISNAGFADTFTFFAKIDDDKNITGFVVNRSELENPESLTFGEEEHKLGIRASSTRQVFFNDMKVPVECLLGERNNGFKIALNALNVGRIKLAAACLDAQRRILNYSIQYANERKQFGTSISTFGAIRKKVAEMATGIFVSEAGSYRAAKDVQDKIDELVAGGMNHQEAELKGVEEYAVECSILKVFVSDLLQHSADEGIQIFGGMGFSEDTPMEAAWRDSRISRIYEGTNEINRLLAVGMLIKKAMKGQIDLMSPAMAVGKELMSIPSFETPDYSAFMSEEKAMIANLKKVFLMVSGAALQKYMMDIEKQQHLLLNASEILNQIYMAESAILRAEKHYAPDSAEAAMAQLNLYKAVEKIIVSAKEGIVSFAEGDEQRMMLSGLRRFTKYTNTPNVIALTEKVAKHFIEKGGY; from the coding sequence AAAGGAGGAGAATTTTTAATTAAAGAAACTCCAGCAACACAAATTTTCTCAATAGAGGAACTTTCAGAAGAACAAAAAATGCTTAGAGACTCTGCTAAGGAGTTTATAGATAGAACCGTAATCCCAAATAGGGAGCGTTTCGAAAAGAAAGATTATGCTTTCACTGAAGAGTGTATGAAAGAAATCGGAGCTATGGGCTTTTTAGGAATTTCGGTTCCTGAGTCTTATGGTGGTTTGGGTATGGGCTTTGTAACCACTATGTTGGCTTGTGATTATCTGTCGGGAGCTACGGGGTCTTTGGCTACGGCATACGGAGCGCATACAGGTATCGGTACACTACCTATTTTACTTTACGGAACGGAAGCTCAAAAACAAAAATACCTACCAGACTTAGCTACGGGGGCTAAATTTGGAGCTTACTGCCTTACAGAGCCAGATGCAGGGTCTGATGCCAACAGCGGAAAAACTAAGGCAAGACTTTCAGAAGATGGTAAACATTATATCATCAACGGTCAAAAAATGTGGATTTCTAATGCAGGTTTTGCAGATACTTTCACTTTCTTTGCTAAAATAGATGACGACAAAAATATCACTGGGTTTGTGGTTAATCGTTCCGAGTTAGAAAATCCAGAAAGTCTAACTTTCGGAGAGGAAGAGCATAAACTTGGTATTCGTGCTTCTTCTACGCGTCAGGTATTCTTTAACGATATGAAAGTACCTGTAGAGTGTCTTTTAGGAGAGAGAAACAATGGGTTTAAAATTGCTCTTAACGCTCTTAACGTGGGTAGAATTAAACTTGCTGCAGCTTGTTTAGATGCTCAAAGAAGAATCCTTAACTATTCTATCCAATACGCTAACGAGAGAAAGCAGTTCGGAACTTCTATCTCTACTTTTGGGGCTATTCGTAAGAAAGTAGCTGAAATGGCAACAGGTATATTTGTGAGTGAAGCCGGTTCTTACCGTGCGGCTAAAGATGTTCAGGATAAAATAGATGAACTTGTAGCAGGAGGAATGAACCACCAAGAGGCAGAGCTTAAAGGGGTAGAAGAGTATGCAGTGGAATGTTCTATATTAAAAGTATTCGTGTCTGATTTGTTGCAACACTCGGCTGATGAGGGGATTCAGATTTTTGGAGGAATGGGCTTCTCGGAAGATACGCCAATGGAAGCAGCTTGGAGAGACTCTAGAATTTCTAGAATCTACGAAGGAACCAACGAAATTAATCGACTACTCGCAGTAGGTATGTTGATTAAAAAAGCCATGAAAGGGCAAATAGACCTAATGTCTCCAGCAATGGCAGTAGGTAAGGAGTTGATGTCTATTCCATCTTTTGAAACGCCAGATTATTCTGCATTTATGAGTGAGGAAAAGGCGATGATTGCTAACCTTAAAAAGGTTTTCCTAATGGTTTCAGGAGCGGCTTTACAGAAGTATATGATGGATATTGAAAAACAACAGCATCTTCTACTAAATGCATCTGAAATTCTTAACCAAATTTATATGGCGGAGTCTGCTATTTTAAGAGCAGAGAAGCATTATGCACCAGATTCTGCAGAGGCAGCAATGGCACAGTTGAATCTTTATAAAGCAGTAGAGAAGATTATTGTATCTGCTAAAGAAGGTATTGTATCTTTTGCAGAAGGCGATGAGCAAAGAATGATGCTTTCTGGTCTTAGAAGATTTACTAAATATACCAACACTCCTAATGTAATTGCTCTTACTGAAAAAGTAGCGAAACATTTTATTGAAAAAGGAGGATATTAG